The genomic stretch CATTATGGCATCATATCTCATAATATCCCTTTCGGTTTTTACTTTTTTTATTAATTCATTTGCCACCAAAGCATCAAGAACTTTATATACTGTTGCCGTCGCAATGTTTGGATGGTTTTTTCGAATATAATCTATTATATTTTCGGCAGTAGGATGATTATTGAGTTTAACAATAGCCTCCAGAATAGCAATCCTTTGAGGAGTTACTTTAAGTCCTTTCTCAATTAATTTATTTCTTATTTCATTGATTTTCATAACTAATAATTGTCTAATGAGAATTATTCTCTTTTA from Bacteroidales bacterium encodes the following:
- a CDS encoding transcriptional repressor — its product is MKINEIRNKLIEKGLKVTPQRIAILEAIVKLNNHPTAENIIDYIRKNHPNIATATVYKVLDALVANELIKKVKTERDIMRYDAIMESHHHLYCSESDRIEDFVDAELNEMIEMYFEKKKIPDFKIEDVKLQIIGKFLKDKK